A part of Vallicoccus soli genomic DNA contains:
- a CDS encoding XamI family restriction endonuclease, which translates to MPPGFVDPPRWSAQELKAARDLSEARFAQQRRDEGPNAFADACADVRPRVEAALAASDDLRELTGKVFRDDPGAWQVFRYVCGPPISQEDLWTLVGGPRFKRVPPQYADATAAALRLVVDNVRFPWVADGRAPTEHERRAAVLATTVLHAAQMLGTSRRGEASLRQEDATAAALAAAGYQLEPSRRTLRVLDELPRGTYSRERKIAAGPGGAEKPAKCDVPVRLLDGRLFAVECKVSNGPKNSWKRVNREVGGKAETWRQAFGSQVLTAVVLAGVFDLSCLVTAQGSSPANGVVLLWEHDLTPLTDFVAAAAS; encoded by the coding sequence GTGCCCCCAGGCTTCGTCGACCCGCCTCGCTGGAGCGCGCAGGAGCTCAAGGCCGCCCGCGACCTCTCCGAGGCGCGGTTCGCCCAGCAACGCCGAGACGAGGGGCCCAACGCCTTCGCCGACGCCTGCGCGGACGTCCGGCCGAGAGTCGAGGCGGCCCTCGCCGCCTCCGACGACCTGCGTGAGCTCACCGGGAAGGTGTTCCGCGACGACCCCGGCGCCTGGCAGGTCTTCCGCTACGTGTGCGGTCCCCCGATCAGTCAGGAGGACCTGTGGACCCTCGTCGGAGGACCTCGGTTCAAGAGGGTTCCTCCGCAGTACGCCGACGCCACCGCCGCGGCGCTGCGGCTGGTCGTGGACAACGTCCGCTTCCCCTGGGTCGCCGACGGACGTGCGCCCACCGAGCACGAGCGCCGCGCTGCGGTGCTCGCCACGACAGTCCTGCATGCCGCGCAGATGCTGGGCACCAGCCGCCGCGGGGAGGCGTCGCTTCGCCAAGAGGACGCGACGGCCGCGGCGCTGGCTGCGGCCGGGTACCAGCTCGAGCCCAGCCGACGGACACTGCGGGTCCTCGACGAGCTGCCCCGCGGCACCTACAGCCGCGAGCGCAAGATCGCCGCGGGACCCGGAGGTGCGGAGAAGCCGGCCAAGTGCGACGTGCCCGTGCGCCTGCTCGACGGACGGCTCTTCGCCGTCGAGTGCAAGGTGTCCAACGGTCCGAAGAACAGCTGGAAGCGGGTCAACCGCGAGGTCGGCGGCAAGGCGGAGACCTGGCGGCAGGCCTTCGGCAGCCAGGTCCTCACCGCCGTCGTCCTGGCCGGCGTGTTCGACCTCTCCTGCCTCGTGACGGCTCAGGGGAGCAGCCCCGCCAACGGCGTCGTGCTGCTCTGGGAGCACGACCTCACCCCTCTCACCGACTTCGTCGCCGCCGCCGCGTCCTAG